In one Crocosphaera sp. UHCC 0190 genomic region, the following are encoded:
- a CDS encoding tyrosine-type recombinase/integrase, giving the protein MSNLVPLNPNLTHLTPLTSKTDWDVVLNDWLSTKRSPHTQRVYRKDIDNFLTDVGMSLGKFLSGDRFQGHELVTRYKGQMMTNNLTPSTINRRLAAIKSLVSHAYQCGHTEFTLETVKSEKMTQYRDTSGIDIDRFKDVLNGIERSNIIGVRDYALLVLLWSNALRRSEVAKANVRDFDPDGMTLRIFGKGRGTEAETVSLGKGTAIAITSYLEMRGDVKPNDPLFIAHKPGYIGHRLHTNSIYKVVQKRCEAAGIKKVMSPHRIRHSAITTALDKTDGDVRKVQKLSRHANLNTLMIYDDNRLNAQKDMTELLDSLI; this is encoded by the coding sequence ATGAGTAATTTAGTACCCTTAAATCCCAACCTAACCCATCTAACCCCCCTAACCAGCAAGACTGATTGGGATGTAGTTCTAAACGACTGGTTATCAACCAAGCGATCGCCACATACTCAACGGGTGTACCGGAAAGATATAGACAACTTCTTAACCGATGTCGGTATGAGTTTAGGAAAGTTTCTATCCGGTGACAGGTTTCAAGGTCATGAACTCGTTACCCGTTATAAGGGACAGATGATGACCAATAACTTAACCCCATCGACCATCAACCGACGGCTGGCCGCTATCAAAAGTTTAGTGTCCCATGCTTACCAATGTGGCCATACAGAGTTTACCCTAGAAACGGTTAAGAGTGAGAAAATGACCCAATACAGAGACACTTCAGGGATTGACATTGATCGGTTTAAGGATGTCCTCAATGGAATTGAAAGGTCTAATATCATTGGGGTGAGGGATTATGCTTTGTTGGTTCTACTTTGGTCGAATGCCCTAAGACGTTCGGAAGTGGCTAAGGCTAACGTCCGTGACTTTGACCCCGATGGCATGACCTTAAGGATATTTGGTAAAGGTCGAGGGACTGAGGCTGAGACGGTTTCTTTGGGTAAGGGGACGGCGATCGCCATAACTTCTTACCTTGAGATGAGGGGAGATGTTAAGCCCAATGACCCGTTATTCATTGCCCATAAACCTGGATACATTGGCCATCGTCTTCATACCAACTCCATATATAAGGTAGTCCAGAAACGATGTGAAGCTGCGGGCATTAAGAAGGTTATGAGTCCCCATCGGATCAGACATTCGGCTATTACTACGGCATTGGATAAGACTGATGGGGATGTTCGGAAAGTTCAGAAGTTAAGCCGTCATGCTAATCTCAACACTCTGATGATTTATGACGATAACCGTTTAAATGCCCAAAAAGATATGACTGAGTTGTTAGATAGCTTAATCTAA
- a CDS encoding shikimate dehydrogenase: MNEPVTVTYSLEDVLKRIEDKLDSNQKELSQKIDKQSEEIGDIKVKLTAVETELKGMNKRLERVENTQDTLVKEVSDLKGFRSLILPIIVGGISAVIGAIVTVVARLAFFTNNP; this comes from the coding sequence ATGAATGAACCCGTTACCGTTACTTATTCCCTAGAAGATGTCCTGAAGCGCATTGAGGACAAGCTAGACAGCAACCAAAAGGAGCTATCCCAAAAGATTGATAAACAATCAGAAGAAATAGGGGACATCAAGGTTAAATTGACGGCGGTTGAAACAGAACTAAAAGGAATGAATAAACGGTTAGAGAGGGTAGAAAACACCCAGGACACCCTAGTTAAAGAAGTATCTGACCTCAAAGGTTTTCGTTCTCTGATCCTCCCCATCATTGTTGGTGGCATTAGTGCCGTAATCGGGGCGATCGTCACGGTAGTGGCTAGATTGGCTTTCTTTACCAATAATCCTTAA
- a CDS encoding DUF1071 domain-containing protein: MTLIEILERLKQPIPNDLLSQKSLKGNSIDYVAWYDLTEILDNRCGLGNWEWSIKDVNQVGNNLTLIGVLTIHGEDRHLTMMATGTESVNCSGYGDPSSNAEAMSLRRCCAKFGLGRDLWRKDKPKQSSSNKPIKGEISREDWLKRKAQQA; the protein is encoded by the coding sequence ATGACACTGATTGAAATTCTCGAACGATTAAAACAACCGATACCCAATGATTTACTCTCTCAGAAGTCTCTCAAGGGTAACAGCATCGACTATGTGGCATGGTATGACCTCACAGAGATTCTAGATAACCGTTGTGGACTGGGTAACTGGGAATGGTCGATTAAGGATGTCAACCAAGTTGGCAATAACCTAACCTTAATAGGTGTCCTAACCATTCATGGGGAAGATAGACACCTAACCATGATGGCTACGGGAACGGAATCAGTTAACTGTAGTGGATATGGTGATCCTTCATCTAATGCCGAGGCTATGTCCCTAAGACGTTGTTGTGCCAAGTTCGGCTTAGGACGTGATTTGTGGAGAAAAGATAAGCCTAAGCAATCTAGCTCGAATAAACCGATAAAAGGGGAGATATCTCGTGAAGATTGGCTAAAACGTAAAGCGCAACAAGCTTAA
- a CDS encoding siphovirus Gp157 family protein, with the protein MTTSKLWELSQDIEALENRISEIQECDELTEGERGQQIEAAFTKWLEASGKFEDKAIAVAGYIRYLESLSEARKQEYRRLRDLATQAQNQADKLRGYLIDHMTKANKTKIEGTTAKLSLRRKPPRVCLNCEVEALPDQFKKVEVTPRLTEIKKAIKDNPDIDWAFLSDSDEYSLTIR; encoded by the coding sequence ATGACAACATCTAAACTGTGGGAATTGTCCCAAGACATCGAAGCCCTAGAAAACCGGATCTCAGAGATACAAGAATGTGACGAATTGACCGAGGGGGAAAGAGGACAGCAGATAGAAGCTGCTTTTACCAAATGGCTAGAAGCTTCAGGAAAGTTTGAGGATAAGGCGATCGCTGTTGCTGGTTACATCAGATATCTTGAGTCCTTATCCGAGGCCAGGAAACAAGAATATAGACGGTTAAGAGACTTAGCTACTCAGGCACAAAACCAAGCGGATAAGTTAAGGGGTTATTTAATTGACCACATGACCAAGGCCAATAAAACCAAGATTGAAGGAACCACCGCTAAATTATCCCTGAGACGTAAACCACCCCGTGTCTGTCTTAACTGTGAAGTCGAGGCATTACCTGACCAGTTTAAGAAAGTCGAGGTAACACCGCGCCTGACTGAGATTAAAAAAGCCATTAAGGACAACCCTGACATTGACTGGGCTTTCCTCTCGGATTCAGACGAATATAGTCTAACCATCCGTTAA